The genomic window AGGTTCGGGCAATAAAGGCATTGCATTTGTTTCAACTCCGCTTGAATATTCTTCGGCACCGTTTACCGACCATAGTTTATAATAATAAGTTTGTGTTGTTAGACTTTCATGACTGAAAGAAGTTAAACTTCCGACATATAAAACTTCTCCGCCTCCGGAAATTGGATCGCCGGGATTATATGTTCCTGTCGGAATTCCGAATGTATTTTCAGCATTATATGCAAGCAAAACATCATCACTATCATCATTTAATGTCCAAGATAAATCAATTTGAGTTTCTGAAACAGCAGTTGCCGTGAAACCGGTAGGATTATCGGGACAATCAGAACCAAATACCAAACAGACCCATTCAGAATGAGAAATATAGGGATTTGCATTTCCTTGGTTATCATATATTGCTGTATCTCTGTTTAATTCTTTTTCACTGACAGGATCGTTTATATGCCATTCATACAACATTGAATAATAAGATAGTTGAAATTCTCCGTTTGATTGAAAAACTTTTGTAATATCAAATTCTGAATAAGATGAAACCCAACCGGGAATTTCATCTTTATATCTTGTTGCCATGTAAAAATAAATTCGTGCAAAATCTCCTTTATATTCGTCAATAGGTTCAAAAGCAGTTCCCGTGAAACCGCCGGGATAAGAATTATTACCAACTTTACTTCCGTTAGTAGAAGTCCATGTAGGAGAACTTACTTCACCAAATGCAAAATTATTTCTTTTATTGTTAACCCATCCGTCTGTGGCAACAATATGATGAATGTCAGTTCCGGGCCCGGCAGACGTGCTTCCTCCAAACCATGACTTTGGAAAAGAATGCTCTCTGTTATAACAACTGCCTTCACCACTATAATCACCACATTGGTCACTACCTACTGTATAAGTATATGCCGGGGTTCCTCCGGGTTGATCTGAATACATATCCCAAATTTCAGTATTATCAGGTGCAGGCCTGACATCAGTAGTATAAAATGCTGACCACACTCCGGAATAAGATACAGGATTATGTCCGGCAGTAATAATATCATGAAGTTCTTGTTTTAATGCACTGCCGGAAAGTCCGATTGCCGAATCATAATAATCGCCGGGAATTTGAGAGAACATTGTCAGTGAATAAATATTAACTGTCAGAATAAGTAATATTGCTTTCATTATAAAACTATTATATTTCCTGATATTTTTTTTCATTTCTTGATTATTTATTCACGCTTAACTAACAGATTATCACAGGATTATATATTCCTTTGGTTGTTGTTTAAAATAACATTGCTGTTTTTCATTTGTTTAATTACCTGATAAACAGGACATCCCTACGGGACTTTTGTTCTCTAATTATTCAAATCACTTAATATTATGTACCTAACTAACGGCACATTTATTTCGTTTTGTTATATATTTTACCCATATTTCATCCTTAACAGGATGTTTAAAACCCCGTTAGGGGTTAAATATTGGTAAAACACAGTAAAATTAAGTATTATTCGTGCCGTTAGGTACGAATAATAAACACCGGTTAAATACAAACTGATTAGTTACCTCGAAATTAATAATTTCGGACTTATCAGATTTTATGAAAAAATTATTTCTTAATAATTCTTTCTCTGTGTGTGTAATTATTTGATATTATTTCGATAAAATAAATACCTGAAGCAAGTTTGCTTAAATCAATTTCTGTTCTGTCTGAATTAATATTTGTATTAATAAGTTCTTGTCCGTTAATATCTGTAACTTTTATAATTCCTGAAATATTTTTCCCTGTCATTTCCACTACAATTTTTCCGGTAGTAGGATTCGGGTAAACAAAAATAATATTTTCAGAAATATTTGATACTGAAACTGCATTTTTTACATTTAAAACAAACTCGTCAGAAATATTTTCTCCGAATATATCGGTTGCCGTAACTTTTATATTCAAAGTTTGTACTTCATCCGGAGTACCTGAAAATTGCTCAAGATCAGAATCAAAAGTCAGCCATTCAGGCAGATCATCACCTGAAGATAAACTTGCCGATAAACTTAATTCATCTTCAAAATCAAGATCAATAAAGACATTTTCAGGTAAATCAAACGAATAATATTCATCAACATCAGTTTCTTGATCGGGTATTTCAATATTCAGTATTGGTTTTGTATTGTTACCGAAATGAACATAAAATCTGTCATCATTCAATTGTGCTGATTGTGAAAAAGTATAAATATTTTCATATGACAAATTAATAGTCTTATTTAATAAAACATCTTCAAACCAAATATGCATATTATCAAAATTATTTTCTGTAAATCTGATTGTATATTCTCCGGCAAGTCCAATTCTTACAGCAACAGGAACAAGTTTATTTTCTGTTATTGTCGGCAATGAATTTACAGCATATAACACACTGTTTTCATTAACATTTGTATAAATTTGAGGTCTGTCATTATTACTTACAAACATTTTATGTGCATCATAACTTGCATCATGCTCATTTGTTGCATCTTCTAAAGTTCTTATTACAGTTTCATCAGTATAATTATCTTTTTCAATTTGAAATCTTAACAGGTCCGGAATAACATCTTTATTTCCTTTATAAAATGCCTGATCACTGTGAACTCTTACAGAAGCAGGAATTGTAAAATTACCGTTTGCTGTTGCTTTTACCATAACACTTTGTCCGGCAGGTATATATTGTGTTCCTCCGTTTATTGCAACTCCGTTATTACTCCATGGAGGCGCTCCTCCGTAACAAAGGTATTGCTCATTTATATCATCATAATAATAAATATAATTGTCAATATTTGTTTTATTTCCTATAGGTATTGCATTCCAATCAATTGCAGCAACATATGGGTTTCCTATCAAATTCCAACCGTCGAATTTATCCCAACCAGGCCACACCGGAGGTGCTTGATAATTCGGATGAGGAGTAACAGGAGTAGTATTATCTTGTAATGTTAAACTAAAAGTCTTATTACTGACATCAAGGTTTCCGCCTGTTTGAATAAATACTTTATCAGATGTGAAGCGATGAATATATCCTCTGTCTGTCTGCATATATTGAGAAGATATACTGTTTGCTCTTGTCCAACCTGTCGGAATATAAACTGTTAATCCGTTCCAATAATCAGCAACCGTTTCATCATACCAATAATAATTAGGATTAATATCACCCCATGAAACAAGTGTAAAAGTTGATGTATCAATTGCTGTAAGCGGAGCAAAAATATAGTGCCAATAATTTCCGCTTAAATATCTTTCGACAGTTGCCGGAATATTTGCTGTACTATGAATTAATGATGCCGTTCCGCTTGCATCGGATTTTATAACAAGGCCGTTTGTACCTGCGCTGTTTATTAAAGTTCCCGAAACATCATAATCTTGCCCGGCAGCTAATGTCATACTTCCGGCAGAAATTGTTAAGTTATTATTGATTGATAAATCAGAAATTATATTAACATTCTCGCTTGCTCTGTTAATCGTAAAATTATTTAAATTAAAATCATTAATGAAATATAAATCTGCAACAGTTCCGGAATTGTTCAAACTAAAATTTGATGTTGCATCTCCAATAAATGTTCCGGTTGTGCGAGAATAAATTCCTCTTAATTCAATATTGTTTCCGTTCAAATCAATATCACCGTCAGTATGTGTCAATTCTCCGTCAATTTGAATATCATCGCTTAATAAAATTCCGCTTACAAATGAATTATCAGAAACTACATTATAAAAGATTTCCGTAAATGAATTTGTTGAAATTGATTGAGTTCCTGTACCAACAAGATGTATTGTTCCTTCACCCTGTTTAAAATCAGCTTCTCCGGCTTGGTTGTTCCAGTTCCCGTAAAGATATAAATGACCGTCAATTGCTTTTGCAGCATCATCCATATCAAGAACACCTCCGGAATTGATTGTTAAATTTCCGTATATTTCTAATGTATCATTAACACTACTTTCCAAAAGTAAAGCTTTATTTGAAATTGTTAAATTATTACATTTGGCAATACCTCCGTATTTTGCCGCTTCACTTGATGAGTTTTTAACATCAACACTGTCAGTTGCACTTGCTCCTATAACAACATCAATTGTTTCATCAGGTACTGTCAGGCTTTGCCAGTTACCGCAATCAAACCAATCAGTATTTTGTGTTCCTGTCCAAACACCGGCAGTATATCCTCCGGCAGTTATAGGGAGTGTAAAGCCGCTTTGTCTGTATAGGTTTGTAGTAGTTGCATCATATAAAACATCAGAAGAATAAGTTGTCCAATTACCTGAATCGTTAACTCTTGCAATCCATTCTAATTGTGTGGCAGAAGAAGTCAAATCACCACTGTACTTTACTTTATCATTGTTTGATGCTCCTGAAATATCAGTTTGAAAACAATCTGAATACGGGTATAAATTCGAAAATGCGGTAGAACCGGCGGCATCAGCACCGGGCCAACCTGTTGCAGTCCAACCGAATAATATATTACCGGTATAATCATCATCATGATATGCAGGATCAGGTGCTCCTCCTGTAGTATTTTCAACCCAAGAACCGTTTTGCATAATCCAAATATCATCTTCACTGTTTAAATTAAAACCTGAACCGTCAGTTGTATTAAGTTCTGTAATCGACCATCTCGGAGTTGCCAGAGCAAGTTCATCAACACCTGCAACAAAAACATCAAAATGTGCGGCAGTTGTACCTCCTCCTGAACCATAATTCATTACAACAGTAACCGTTGTACCGGCTGCTAATGTACCTCCGGCTGTTCTCGTCAATCTTATAGAGCCTTCAGTAGTTCCCCATTTTCCGGTGTATTGACGTTCCCATCCGTTATCTGTAAAGTCAATCGGAGTTCCTACTTTTATAGCCTGAAAACAGACAAAAGTAAATTCTTCAAAATAACCCAACGGTTGTCCGGGATCAATAATCGGATCATTATCATAATTAGTATTCACAGCCATTATCATCAAATCGCCCGGCTCAATAATGGTAATATCCATAGGTTTTTCAAAAACTTCAACTCCGTCAGTCCATTCAGTTCCTTTTCTTACAAAAATTTTAAACTCATAAGTATTTCCGTTTGTTAAACCTGTTACTGTTAAATTTGTTCCTGTACCTTTATAAACACAAAATTCGTTTGAAGGTAAGTTTGCTCCTGAACCGCCTGTACTGAAAACAGAATTTGCAGTATATGAAGTCCCGTCACCGGAAGGAGATGCAGTTATTGTACTGTTAGTTGTTGTATCTTTCGCAACAATCATTATTTCATCAAAACAATTTGCAGGATGTGTCCAACTTAAATCAACTTCAGCATTTCCTCTCGTAGCATTTGCATTTGAAACATCAATTAAATCAACCGTTTTTGTAGTTTGAGTTCCTGTTGACCAATCGCTTCCTTGATATGTAAATACTTTAAAGGTATATGAACTGCTGTTTGTCAGAGCTGTAACAGTTACGGTATTTCCTGTTCCGTTATATACATATTTACTAACTGAAGAACAATAAGTAGGTGCCAAAGTATAATCTGTATTTGCGGATGTATAAGTTGAACCATCTGCACAAGTAGGCAGATGCGGCACAGCACCTTGCCTTACTGTTACAAGAATTCCGTCATAAGAACCTGCCGGTGCATCCCAATCTAATGTAACTGTTGTTTCAGTTACACATGAAGCATTAAGATTTTGAACATTTGATAATAATGTTGTTTGACTTCCTGTTAAGGCATCTTCATCAACAAGGTAATCTTCATTGCCCAAACCGCAATTGTATTCAAAAATTTTAAAATAATAGCTTGTACCCGGAGTAAGATTTGTAATATCAACAGTATTACCGGTTCCGTTATAAACAACATAATTTCCTGTTCCGAGTTCTGTTCCCGAACCAAATGAGGCATCAGCATTATATGTATTTGTGTCAGTAGGAGACCAATCCGGTGCTGCTCCTTGTTTTGCAACTACAATACGATTACTTCCGTCTCCGCTTGTCCAACCAACAGTCATTGAAGTAGTTGCTACGCTTGAAAAAATAATTACTGAGGCATTAGTTGTGGGTTCGGAACAGGATGTACTAATTCCGGTGATTTCAATGTTATCTAATAACCAACCTTCTGCAAGACTGCTTGTACCGGTATATTTGAATGCAATATATGCGGTTCCGGATAAACCGGATAAATCTACTGTATTATCATAAGCAGAAGAATAAGTAGAATTTGAAGAAACATCATTCCACGTATGAGAAATTAATATCCAAGTTGCACTTCCTACATTTGACGCATCAAAAGTACCTGAAAAATCAGTAGAATAATACAATTCAAGGTTAGGCCCGTCATACTTTTCTTGACTAACAAAAGTCATTTCTTCGTTCGAATAATTATTGAAATTTATTGATGAAGCAATTATCAGCCAATCTTCATCATCTTCATCTCCATATCCGTTTATTTCCATTACTCCGCCACTACAAGTCCAAACATCTGTCGAACCGACAACATCAACAGCATTCCAAACAGTAGAAGGACAAGAAGAAAAATCTTCTGAACTTATATCTTCGGTAATATCAAAATTTGCACTTGTTGCATTACTAAGACCCGCTGTTG from Bacteroidales bacterium includes these protein-coding regions:
- a CDS encoding lamin tail domain-containing protein translates to MKLFYKKLTRLFITAVLLIGFADLSFGQTIIISEVADPGNTANAKFVEIYNATSSSVNISGWQIRRYANGGTTPTNATIPTTTNLASGDTYVIAYNTSDFNTAYGFDPDQTSSAISGNGDDVYELYNGSSVVDIYGEVGVDGTGEAWEYVDSQAERNSSVCSGNTTWTASEWTITSANTGDMSPGTHTCDCPSSNDSDSEASTPTGGQQAAGNISSLVDTDGEAVNVFKFDINDTDNGDTEDTKVTNIRIKPHTSNNADWTDHIQGIKLSGSTLGAITITTTTITDTHIDLAITSGNLDVPNSTSETMTMSLYLNTSNIVDGAVLSFMIDYDDHGFTADASGSTFASSFGSADITSNNFTITVVATELRFVQQPLNTIAGNCMASDVSVESTDVNGNRDTDFNTDIRITSSGTLDGTPVIVTASSGLAAFSGADCIKHNATGTNLTLTAQRDVATPDWDKTSNTFNITSGIDVTGTDPSSVDFEAGTNDNIVYRLQTDIAGLDRTLTDVTADISSTSGNLNVFVGNYKLRYSTDATLEGGDATLATVGATAVNPETITFTGLSQSLTAGSSYYLFITTDVLSSATIAEHLEIDETNVSVDFTGSPIPESEDYQAANAHEIIASSESDIITVASSESATVSSIENTAGPLTSVQGTQVWQITIRDGGAGSDADNVATVVNSITISQNAGNAMNDWDEAILSCDIFDGSTHLDQATVTSNQIQFSGSPLIFVPDNGSVTLTIRLSISTAPNTSGNNNDGDDFVFNIINSNVSTASTGSGFSSFTLANSANGNNVFEVIATELNFVQEPTDTNVNATMSPAVTAEATDANGNRDLDNASTVSLSSSNIMIGVSDITLSNGFGTFGNIIHTVSGANLVLTAATAGLSNATSANFDITEDISSEDFSSCPSTVWNAVDVVGSTDVWTCSGGVMEINGYGDEDDEDWLIIASSINFNNYSNEEMTFVSQEKYDGPNLELYYSTDFSGTFDASNVGSATWILISHTWNDVSSNSTYSSAYDNTVDLSGLSGTAYIAFKYTGTSSLAEGWLLDNIEITGISTSCSEPTTNASVIIFSSVATTSMTVGWTSGDGSNRIVVAKQGAAPDWSPTDTNTYNADASFGSGTELGTGNYVVYNGTGNTVDITNLTPGTSYYFKIFEYNCGLGNEDYLVDEDALTGSQTTLLSNVQNLNASCVTETTVTLDWDAPAGSYDGILVTVRQGAVPHLPTCADGSTYTSANTDYTLAPTYCSSVSKYVYNGTGNTVTVTALTNSSSYTFKVFTYQGSDWSTGTQTTKTVDLIDVSNANATRGNAEVDLSWTHPANCFDEIMIVAKDTTTNSTITASPSGDGTSYTANSVFSTGGSGANLPSNEFCVYKGTGTNLTVTGLTNGNTYEFKIFVRKGTEWTDGVEVFEKPMDITIIEPGDLMIMAVNTNYDNDPIIDPGQPLGYFEEFTFVCFQAIKVGTPIDFTDNGWERQYTGKWGTTEGSIRLTRTAGGTLAAGTTVTVVMNYGSGGGTTAAHFDVFVAGVDELALATPRWSITELNTTDGSGFNLNSEDDIWIMQNGSWVENTTGGAPDPAYHDDDYTGNILFGWTATGWPGADAAGSTAFSNLYPYSDCFQTDISGASNNDKVKYSGDLTSSATQLEWIARVNDSGNWTTYSSDVLYDATTTNLYRQSGFTLPITAGGYTAGVWTGTQNTDWFDCGNWQSLTVPDETIDVVIGASATDSVDVKNSSSEAAKYGGIAKCNNLTISNKALLLESSVNDTLEIYGNLTINSGGVLDMDDAAKAIDGHLYLYGNWNNQAGEADFKQGEGTIHLVGTGTQSISTNSFTEIFYNVVSDNSFVSGILLSDDIQIDGELTHTDGDIDLNGNNIELRGIYSRTTGTFIGDATSNFSLNNSGTVADLYFINDFNLNNFTINRASENVNIISDLSINNNLTISAGSMTLAAGQDYDVSGTLINSAGTNGLVIKSDASGTASLIHSTANIPATVERYLSGNYWHYIFAPLTAIDTSTFTLVSWGDINPNYYWYDETVADYWNGLTVYIPTGWTRANSISSQYMQTDRGYIHRFTSDKVFIQTGGNLDVSNKTFSLTLQDNTTPVTPHPNYQAPPVWPGWDKFDGWNLIGNPYVAAIDWNAIPIGNKTNIDNYIYYYDDINEQYLCYGGAPPWSNNGVAINGGTQYIPAGQSVMVKATANGNFTIPASVRVHSDQAFYKGNKDVIPDLLRFQIEKDNYTDETVIRTLEDATNEHDASYDAHKMFVSNNDRPQIYTNVNENSVLYAVNSLPTITENKLVPVAVRIGLAGEYTIRFTENNFDNMHIWFEDVLLNKTINLSYENIYTFSQSAQLNDDRFYVHFGNNTKPILNIEIPDQETDVDEYYSFDLPENVFIDLDFEDELSLSASLSSGDDLPEWLTFDSDLEQFSGTPDEVQTLNIKVTATDIFGENISDEFVLNVKNAVSVSNISENIIFVYPNPTTGKIVVEMTGKNISGIIKVTDINGQELINTNINSDRTEIDLSKLASGIYFIEIISNNYTHRERIIKK